The proteins below come from a single Salinivibrio kushneri genomic window:
- the rnc gene encoding ribonuclease III, whose translation MTKLTDKLQRDIGYQFSNAALLELALTHRSANGTHNERLEFLGDSILSFVIAEDLYHRFPKVDEGDMSRMRATLVRGNTLAEIGREFSLGEVMRLGPGELKSGGFRRDSILADAVEALIGAIFLDSDINRVQEIILQWYQHRLETIEPGASQKDPKTRLQEHLQGKRKPLPSYTVMKVRGEAHNQEFTVECQVSGLECSVIGKGSSRRKAEQAAAELALQKLT comes from the coding sequence ATGACAAAACTAACAGATAAGTTGCAGCGTGATATCGGCTACCAATTTAGCAACGCTGCGTTACTCGAATTGGCGTTAACGCACCGCAGTGCCAATGGCACCCATAATGAGCGTCTCGAATTTCTGGGCGACTCGATTTTGAGCTTTGTGATTGCCGAGGATCTTTACCACCGTTTTCCGAAAGTGGATGAAGGCGACATGAGCCGAATGCGTGCCACCTTGGTGCGTGGTAACACCTTGGCGGAGATCGGACGTGAGTTTTCTCTGGGCGAAGTGATGCGCCTTGGCCCAGGAGAACTTAAAAGTGGCGGGTTTCGTCGTGACTCGATTCTCGCTGACGCCGTGGAAGCCTTGATTGGCGCGATCTTTTTGGACAGTGATATCAACCGAGTGCAGGAGATCATCCTGCAGTGGTATCAACACCGCCTCGAGACCATTGAGCCTGGCGCGAGTCAAAAAGATCCGAAAACCCGATTGCAAGAACACCTGCAGGGTAAGCGCAAACCCTTGCCGTCCTATACGGTGATGAAAGTGCGTGGTGAGGCACACAACCAAGAATTTACCGTAGAGTGCCAAGTATCAGGACTGGAGTGTTCTGTGATAGGAAAAGGTAGCAGCCGTCGCAAGGCAGAGCAAGCGGCTGCAGAACTCGCATTACAGAAGTTAACATAA
- the era gene encoding GTPase Era: protein MTDTQRCGFIAIVGRPNVGKSTLLNRLVGQKLSITSRKPQTTRHRIMGVDTRDNYQAVYVDTPGLHIEEKRAINRLMNRAANSSLTDVELVLFLVDGTHWTKDDEMVLNKLARSGLPTVLLVNKVDNVKEKTELFPHLQTLSEKMEFVDVIPVSAKHGTNIDVVEQKVRDALPESEFYFPEEYVTDRSQRFMASEIIREKLMRFTGEELPYSVTVEIERFDYNPETDGFHINGLILVERNGQKKMVIGKGGEKIKRIGREARLDMEELYERKVYLELWVKVKSGWADDERALRSLGYIDDL, encoded by the coding sequence ATGACTGATACACAGCGCTGTGGCTTTATTGCCATTGTAGGCCGTCCGAACGTCGGCAAATCAACATTACTGAACCGCTTAGTGGGGCAAAAGCTGTCGATCACTTCGCGGAAACCGCAGACCACACGTCACCGCATTATGGGGGTCGATACCCGTGATAACTATCAAGCGGTATACGTGGATACCCCAGGGCTGCACATCGAAGAAAAGCGCGCGATCAACCGATTGATGAACCGTGCGGCGAACAGCTCATTAACCGATGTCGAACTGGTGTTATTTTTGGTCGATGGCACCCATTGGACCAAAGACGATGAGATGGTGCTCAACAAGTTAGCGCGCTCTGGTCTGCCAACGGTGTTGTTGGTCAATAAAGTCGATAATGTGAAAGAGAAAACCGAGCTTTTTCCACACCTTCAAACCTTGTCGGAAAAGATGGAGTTTGTTGACGTGATCCCGGTGTCCGCGAAACATGGCACCAATATCGATGTGGTTGAACAGAAGGTGCGCGACGCGTTACCGGAAAGTGAGTTTTACTTCCCTGAAGAGTACGTCACAGACCGCTCTCAGCGCTTTATGGCCTCTGAAATTATCCGCGAAAAGCTGATGCGCTTTACCGGTGAGGAGCTGCCTTACTCGGTCACCGTCGAAATTGAGCGCTTTGACTACAACCCAGAAACGGACGGCTTTCATATCAATGGTTTGATCTTGGTGGAGCGCAATGGCCAAAAGAAAATGGTCATTGGTAAAGGCGGCGAAAAGATCAAGCGCATTGGCCGTGAAGCGCGTCTAGACATGGAAGAGCTGTATGAGCGCAAGGTTTACCTTGAGCTTTGGGTAAAAGTGAAGTCAGGTTGGGCCGATGATGAACGCGCGCTACGCAGCCTCGGTTACATCGACGATCTCTAA
- the recO gene encoding DNA repair protein RecO, giving the protein MDGFQRGFVLHTRPYSESSLLLDIFSEHEGRVTLLAKGARRPRSAIRGALQPFTPLLLKWGGRGELRTLRSAEATGLALPLSGNALYSGFYLNELVMRVLEPHTPYPALFHDYVTALTQLARYSNPEPALRCFELALLEALGYGVDFLHCAGSGDPINDNMTYLYREQQGFVASIMKSQHRQFTGADLRALATRHFETVEQLRAAKRFTRMALKPYLGPKPLKSRELFRRK; this is encoded by the coding sequence GTGGACGGGTTTCAACGTGGCTTTGTATTGCATACGCGCCCTTACAGTGAATCCAGTCTGCTGTTAGACATTTTTTCTGAGCATGAGGGTCGCGTTACTCTGCTTGCCAAAGGGGCGCGGCGGCCACGCTCGGCGATACGAGGTGCATTGCAGCCCTTTACCCCATTACTGCTCAAATGGGGCGGACGTGGTGAGCTGCGCACTTTACGCAGTGCCGAAGCCACAGGCCTCGCCTTGCCGCTATCAGGCAATGCCTTGTATTCCGGCTTCTATCTCAATGAGCTGGTGATGCGCGTACTGGAGCCTCACACGCCGTACCCTGCGCTATTTCATGACTATGTGACCGCACTGACCCAGCTGGCTCGCTACAGTAACCCTGAGCCAGCCCTGCGTTGTTTTGAACTCGCGTTGTTAGAAGCCTTGGGCTATGGCGTTGATTTTCTTCATTGTGCTGGCAGCGGTGACCCGATTAACGATAACATGACGTACTTATATCGCGAGCAGCAAGGCTTTGTGGCATCGATTATGAAAAGCCAACACCGGCAATTTACGGGGGCTGACCTGCGGGCGTTGGCGACACGCCATTTTGAAACCGTCGAACAGCTACGTGCCGCCAAGCGTTTTACTCGCATGGCGCTCAAGCCTTATCTTGGCCCCAAGCCGCTCAAAAGCAGAGAATTGTTTAGAAGGAAATAA
- the pdxJ gene encoding pyridoxine 5'-phosphate synthase: MDKIYLGVNIDHIATVRNARGTAYPDPVHAAELAERAGAAGITVHLREDRRHITDRDVRLLKETLQTRMNLEMAVTDEMVDIALETQPEFVCLVPEKREELTTEGGLDVAGQLDKVKAATQKLTDAGIKVSLFIDADRTQIEAAHQCGAPFIELHTGHYADAANDNDRQAELKKISAAASYAVDLGIKVNAGHGLTYHNVTPIAAMPEMHELNIGHAIIGRAMFDGLQKAVADMKAIMEAARR, encoded by the coding sequence ATGGATAAAATCTACTTGGGTGTGAACATTGACCACATCGCAACCGTGCGTAATGCGCGTGGCACTGCGTATCCGGATCCGGTTCATGCGGCTGAGTTGGCAGAGCGTGCAGGCGCGGCAGGGATCACGGTTCACTTGCGTGAAGATCGCCGCCATATCACTGATCGTGATGTTCGTTTGCTCAAAGAAACCTTGCAAACTCGGATGAATTTGGAAATGGCAGTGACCGATGAAATGGTCGACATTGCCTTGGAGACCCAGCCAGAGTTTGTTTGCTTGGTGCCTGAAAAGCGTGAAGAGCTGACCACCGAAGGTGGGCTCGATGTTGCGGGACAGCTGGATAAAGTGAAAGCGGCCACGCAAAAGCTGACTGACGCAGGGATTAAAGTGTCTTTATTTATCGATGCCGATCGCACGCAAATTGAAGCTGCTCATCAGTGCGGTGCACCGTTTATTGAACTTCACACCGGGCATTACGCCGATGCCGCCAATGACAATGATCGCCAAGCCGAGCTTAAGAAAATTTCCGCGGCGGCCAGTTATGCGGTTGATTTGGGGATCAAAGTGAATGCCGGTCACGGTTTAACCTACCACAACGTTACCCCGATAGCGGCGATGCCAGAAATGCATGAACTGAACATTGGCCACGCGATTATTGGCCGAGCGATGTTCGATGGCTTGCAAAAAGCGGTCGCGGACATGAAAGCCATTATGGAAGCGGCGCGTCGATAA
- the acpS gene encoding holo-ACP synthase, translating to MAIAGIGTDIVEIARVEKALARQPRFAARILTETEQTNLACHKMPGRFLAKRFAAKEAAAKALGTGIANGVTFHDFTITNQASGQPTLRLSGRAAELAHARGIAHCWLTLSDEKAYAIAHVVLETA from the coding sequence ATGGCGATCGCAGGGATTGGCACAGACATTGTGGAAATAGCGCGCGTGGAAAAAGCGCTCGCGCGTCAACCGCGGTTTGCGGCCAGGATCCTTACCGAGACAGAGCAAACCAATCTGGCATGCCATAAGATGCCCGGCCGTTTTCTGGCTAAGCGCTTTGCGGCCAAAGAAGCTGCTGCTAAGGCGCTGGGCACTGGCATTGCTAATGGCGTGACGTTTCACGATTTTACTATTACCAATCAGGCCTCGGGCCAGCCTACATTGCGCTTATCGGGGCGCGCGGCGGAACTGGCGCATGCGCGAGGCATCGCACATTGCTGGCTGACGCTATCCGATGAAAAAGCGTATGCTATTGCCCATGTGGTGCTGGAAACCGCGTAA
- the barA gene encoding two-component sensor histidine kinase BarA, giving the protein MTKYGLRTRVSVLTIAPTLIVGLLLSAFFTSTRYQDLEQQLTVTGSAIIEPLAIASEVGLKNDSRENVRRLIGFAHRQHSQFVRSIAVFDRRNELFVTSNYHRDLAMLSVDSGQPIPTQLQISQQQDTLILRAPILEIGRFTPGLNVERPLGYIAMELDLSSVRLKQYQEMITALVMVALGGILSCFFAYRLIADVTHPIGNMVTLVDRIRRGHLDVRIEGELLGELDTLKNGINAMAISLSEYHLEMQQSIDQATCDLRETLEQLEIQNVELDIAKKNAQEAARVKSEFLANMSHELRTPLNGVIGFTRQMLKTELSSSQRDYLLTIEKSANNLLTIINDILDFSKLEAGKLLLENIPFDVQDMLDEVMRLLAPMAHEKGLELTLRTDARIPAGAVGDPLRIQQVLINLIGNAAKFTERGNIDVSVDLKQLHDETVELQLMVKDTGIGISERQQAQLFQAFRQADASISRRYGGTGLGLVITQKLVQQMGGDIGFTSRLHQGSSFWFTLQLTQTDLPVSQPLDIEPLVGRDMVIIEPNARTREILRKRLTQVGLNVDTASGTNVLTDRHYHFALLCFDAGSMPDLDAMQQAVQVCEQQAQSVVVCLPTTELEASEHLLKAGVSTCIAKPIPQRKLLEALIGSPETAPLPLPKPSASQKAPYTVMTVDDNPANLKLITALLAERVEKVVTAEDGVKAVALAHQQAFDIILMDIQMPEMDGVTASQEIRKAGFNQQTPIIAVTAHAMPGERERLLEAGMDDYLTKPIEEAMLESTLARWLHLDEAASQAQSVPSPSPSANQDQSVRHLDWQRALNQAAGKTDLAKEMLTMLLASFDSVKEAVEQALAGELETDQLWHAIHKLHGSCAYSGVPQLKSLCHELETQLKAGADMAAIEPELLELQDEIAHVEQLAPQYLGT; this is encoded by the coding sequence ATGACCAAATATGGCCTCCGCACCCGTGTCTCCGTTCTGACCATCGCCCCGACTCTCATTGTCGGCTTACTTCTGAGTGCGTTTTTTACCAGCACCCGCTACCAAGACCTCGAACAGCAGCTGACCGTCACCGGCTCTGCGATCATTGAGCCACTGGCGATTGCCAGTGAAGTGGGGTTAAAAAATGATAGTCGTGAAAATGTGCGTCGGTTAATTGGCTTTGCTCACCGCCAACACTCGCAATTTGTGCGCAGTATTGCTGTGTTCGATCGCCGCAATGAACTCTTTGTGACCTCAAATTATCACCGCGATCTGGCCATGCTCTCGGTTGACAGTGGGCAACCCATCCCTACACAACTGCAGATAAGCCAACAGCAGGATACCTTGATACTGCGCGCCCCCATTTTGGAAATTGGCCGATTTACCCCCGGGCTCAATGTTGAGCGGCCGCTTGGCTATATTGCCATGGAGCTGGATTTAAGCTCGGTGCGGTTAAAGCAATACCAGGAAATGATCACGGCACTGGTGATGGTCGCCTTGGGCGGTATATTGTCGTGCTTTTTTGCCTATCGCTTAATTGCGGATGTCACCCATCCAATTGGTAACATGGTGACCCTAGTCGATAGAATTCGGCGCGGCCATCTCGATGTTCGAATTGAAGGTGAACTGCTCGGCGAACTCGACACCTTGAAAAACGGCATCAATGCAATGGCCATTTCGTTGTCAGAGTATCATTTAGAAATGCAGCAAAGCATTGATCAAGCGACCTGTGACCTTCGCGAAACGCTCGAACAGCTGGAAATACAAAACGTTGAACTCGATATCGCCAAGAAAAATGCGCAAGAAGCGGCGCGGGTAAAATCCGAATTCTTGGCCAATATGTCGCATGAACTGCGTACCCCACTCAACGGGGTGATTGGCTTCACCCGTCAAATGCTCAAAACCGAGCTCAGTAGCAGCCAGCGTGACTATTTGCTCACCATTGAAAAGTCGGCCAACAACCTGCTCACTATCATCAATGACATCCTCGATTTTTCTAAGCTAGAAGCAGGTAAACTGCTGTTGGAAAACATCCCGTTTGATGTTCAAGACATGCTTGATGAGGTGATGCGCCTACTTGCCCCAATGGCGCATGAGAAAGGGTTAGAGCTTACCCTACGCACCGATGCGCGCATTCCTGCTGGGGCTGTGGGCGATCCACTCCGTATTCAACAAGTGCTGATAAACCTTATCGGTAATGCCGCCAAGTTTACCGAGCGCGGTAATATTGATGTCAGTGTCGATCTCAAGCAACTGCATGATGAAACCGTCGAGTTACAGCTCATGGTTAAGGATACCGGTATTGGTATTTCCGAACGCCAGCAAGCACAGCTTTTCCAAGCCTTTAGGCAGGCAGACGCCAGTATCTCACGCCGCTACGGTGGTACAGGGCTAGGCCTCGTGATCACACAGAAACTGGTCCAGCAAATGGGGGGAGATATTGGCTTTACCAGTCGTCTGCACCAAGGATCAAGTTTCTGGTTTACCCTGCAGCTCACCCAAACTGATTTACCGGTGTCTCAACCGCTCGACATTGAGCCTTTGGTCGGTCGCGATATGGTGATCATTGAGCCTAACGCGCGCACCCGCGAGATTTTACGCAAGCGCCTGACGCAAGTGGGGCTGAATGTGGATACCGCGTCAGGCACCAATGTACTGACCGATCGCCACTATCACTTTGCACTGCTCTGTTTCGACGCGGGAAGCATGCCGGATCTTGATGCTATGCAACAAGCGGTGCAGGTCTGCGAACAGCAAGCGCAATCCGTGGTAGTTTGCTTGCCCACCACAGAGCTAGAAGCCTCGGAGCATTTGTTAAAAGCCGGGGTGAGCACTTGTATTGCTAAACCTATTCCGCAACGTAAGCTGCTGGAGGCGTTAATCGGCTCGCCTGAAACCGCGCCGCTTCCCCTGCCCAAACCCAGTGCGTCACAAAAAGCCCCTTATACGGTGATGACGGTGGATGATAACCCAGCCAACTTAAAGCTCATCACCGCATTACTGGCCGAACGGGTCGAGAAAGTGGTCACTGCTGAAGATGGCGTGAAAGCGGTCGCGCTAGCCCACCAACAAGCGTTTGATATTATTTTGATGGACATTCAAATGCCAGAAATGGACGGTGTCACCGCCAGCCAGGAAATTCGCAAAGCGGGGTTCAATCAGCAAACACCGATTATTGCGGTGACCGCCCACGCGATGCCCGGTGAACGTGAGCGTCTCCTTGAAGCGGGGATGGACGATTACCTGACTAAGCCGATTGAAGAAGCTATGTTAGAAAGTACCCTCGCACGCTGGCTGCATCTTGATGAAGCGGCCTCTCAAGCGCAAAGCGTCCCATCGCCAAGCCCGTCAGCCAACCAAGACCAAAGTGTGCGACACCTAGATTGGCAACGCGCACTCAATCAAGCGGCAGGCAAAACGGATCTGGCGAAAGAGATGCTAACCATGCTACTGGCGTCGTTCGACTCGGTGAAAGAGGCCGTTGAGCAAGCGTTGGCGGGAGAGTTAGAGACTGACCAGTTATGGCACGCTATTCATAAGCTCCACGGCAGCTGTGCTTATAGCGGTGTCCCGCAGCTAAAAAGCTTATGTCATGAGCTAGAAACTCAATTAAAAGCAGGCGCGGATATGGCCGCTATCGAGCCAGAGCTGTTGGAGTTACAAGATGAGATAGCGCATGTAGAGCAATTGGCACCACAATACTTGGGTACCTAG
- the rlmD gene encoding 23S rRNA (uracil(1939)-C(5))-methyltransferase RlmD — MARFFKPEKKKKVEQKHQLLTIKRLDHHGDGVGFWQKKPVFVPGTLPGEQALVQLTEQKRQYARGQLIKLDSHATQRVEPGCPLYQQCGGCSLQHLSHQGQVAHKQQALNELMQKFAGDEITLSTPIEGAAWHYRRRARISLQVDKKGALAMGFRARQRSTIIDVSHCPVLSESLNQILAGLRACLDSLRGRRILGHVDLIDADNTRVVSLRTTKALHSDDRHTLMEWAQALGCTLYLHQGDMDAERLTGPAPSYQVAGCQLAFAPSDFIQVNARVNQQMVAQALEWLALEQDDRVLDLFCGLGNFSVPMAQHVNQVVGVEGVQAMVNQAADNAAANDCDNAYFYQADLNSDQLADEWVQQGFTKILLDPARAGAAGVIDFVAQSNASHIVYVSCNPATLARDARVLLDNGYQLVKLGMLDMFPQTGHMESMALFMPVKKK, encoded by the coding sequence ATGGCGCGCTTTTTTAAGCCCGAGAAAAAGAAAAAGGTTGAGCAAAAGCATCAACTACTGACGATAAAACGCCTGGATCATCATGGCGACGGTGTCGGTTTTTGGCAGAAAAAACCTGTCTTTGTCCCGGGAACCTTGCCCGGTGAACAAGCCCTGGTGCAATTGACCGAGCAAAAGCGCCAATACGCGCGCGGTCAATTAATTAAGTTAGATAGCCACGCAACACAGCGCGTTGAGCCTGGTTGCCCGCTCTATCAGCAATGTGGCGGTTGCAGTCTGCAGCACTTGAGTCATCAAGGGCAGGTAGCGCATAAGCAGCAAGCGCTCAATGAGCTGATGCAAAAATTTGCCGGTGATGAGATAACGCTGTCAACGCCGATAGAGGGTGCAGCGTGGCATTATCGCCGCCGTGCGCGCATTAGCTTACAAGTTGATAAAAAAGGCGCATTGGCGATGGGCTTTCGTGCGCGTCAGCGCAGCACCATTATCGATGTCAGTCATTGTCCGGTGTTAAGCGAGTCATTAAATCAAATCTTGGCTGGACTGCGCGCCTGTTTAGATAGCCTGCGTGGCCGCCGAATTTTAGGGCATGTAGATCTCATTGATGCCGATAATACGCGTGTGGTGTCGCTGCGTACCACTAAGGCTTTACACAGTGACGACCGCCATACCTTAATGGAATGGGCGCAGGCACTAGGTTGTACCTTGTACCTGCACCAAGGTGATATGGATGCTGAGCGTCTGACAGGGCCAGCGCCCTCCTATCAAGTGGCTGGCTGCCAATTAGCGTTTGCGCCCAGTGACTTTATTCAGGTGAACGCTAGGGTCAATCAACAAATGGTGGCGCAGGCACTCGAGTGGTTAGCACTAGAGCAAGACGATCGCGTGTTGGATCTTTTTTGTGGTTTGGGTAACTTTAGTGTGCCGATGGCTCAGCATGTTAACCAAGTGGTTGGCGTTGAAGGCGTACAAGCGATGGTCAATCAAGCGGCGGATAACGCAGCGGCCAACGATTGTGATAATGCCTATTTTTACCAAGCAGACTTAAACAGCGACCAGCTCGCGGATGAGTGGGTGCAACAGGGTTTTACCAAAATCTTACTCGATCCCGCACGCGCAGGGGCTGCTGGTGTCATAGACTTTGTGGCACAATCTAATGCTTCACATATTGTTTATGTGTCTTGTAACCCTGCAACGTTGGCACGTGATGCACGTGTATTGCTCGATAATGGCTATCAACTGGTTAAGCTGGGTATGTTGGATATGTTTCCACAAACAGGACACATGGAGTCGATGGCCTTGTTTATGCCGGTAAAGAAAAAGTAG
- the relA gene encoding GTP diphosphokinase: MVAVREAHLHEDEAFELSTWVKRLGQDASTTQALVDAYQYCRALSEDESELSQPLWRGREMIEILVTLSMDADTLLAALFFPVVEARLVSLETLADTYSTSIVSLIEGVQQTAAIRHLNTQTETEATSSQVDNVRRMLLSMVEDFRCVVIKLAERICYLREVKDASESVRQQAAKESANIYAPLANRLGIGQLKWELEDYAFRYQHAQTYKQIAKQLAERRIDRENYITAFVADLQQAMEASNINAQVYGRPKHIYSIWRKMQKKNLQFDELFDVRAVRIIAEELQDCYAALGAVHTKFRHLPKEFDDYVANPKPNGYQSIHTVVLGPEGKPVEIQIRTKQMHDDAELGVAAHWKYKEGAASGRSGYDEKITWLRKLLAWQEEMSDSGEMLDELRSQVFDDRVYAFTPRGDVVDLPNGATPLDFAYHIHSEVGHRCIGAKVEGRIVPFTYHLQMGDQVEIITQKEPNPSRDWLNPSHGFVNSSRARAKINAWFRKQDKDKNIAAGKEILDTELQKIGGVSKDANLALKRFNVNTLDELYAGIGSGDLRINQVVNHINSLINKPSLEEEEQQLLEKLQQSEQKPSSAKAHRDAVVVEGVDNLMTHLARCCQPLPGDEIKGFVTQGRGISVHRADCEQLNELSHHAPERIIATVWGKGHIGQYHVRIRLSANERTGLVKDINTVLSNEKARVAGMQSRVDYKKQMSIMDFDLEISDLDTLSRVVNRLEQVKDVVEAKRLR; encoded by the coding sequence ATGGTTGCGGTACGAGAAGCCCACCTACATGAAGACGAAGCGTTTGAACTCAGTACTTGGGTAAAGCGGTTAGGGCAAGACGCATCGACCACCCAAGCGTTGGTGGATGCTTACCAATACTGCCGAGCACTGAGTGAGGATGAGTCAGAGCTCAGCCAACCACTGTGGCGTGGTCGAGAGATGATAGAAATTCTCGTCACCTTAAGCATGGATGCTGATACCTTATTGGCTGCCCTGTTTTTTCCCGTGGTGGAAGCCAGACTCGTGAGTTTAGAGACCCTGGCTGACACCTATTCGACGTCGATCGTTTCCCTGATTGAAGGGGTACAACAGACAGCCGCTATCCGTCACTTAAACACCCAAACCGAGACAGAAGCAACCTCGTCTCAGGTCGACAATGTCAGACGTATGCTGTTGTCGATGGTGGAAGATTTTCGCTGCGTGGTGATAAAACTGGCTGAGCGCATCTGTTACCTGCGTGAGGTGAAAGACGCATCGGAGTCTGTTCGCCAACAAGCGGCAAAAGAAAGTGCGAACATCTACGCCCCGTTGGCTAACCGGTTAGGGATTGGCCAGTTGAAGTGGGAGCTGGAGGATTACGCATTCCGTTATCAACATGCGCAAACGTATAAACAAATAGCCAAACAGCTTGCGGAACGACGGATTGACCGTGAGAACTACATCACCGCCTTTGTAGCAGATCTTCAGCAGGCCATGGAAGCGTCCAACATTAATGCGCAAGTCTATGGCCGTCCTAAGCACATTTACAGCATTTGGCGCAAAATGCAGAAAAAAAATCTGCAATTTGACGAGCTGTTCGACGTGCGAGCGGTGCGCATTATCGCCGAAGAACTCCAAGATTGTTATGCCGCGTTAGGGGCGGTGCACACCAAATTCCGCCATCTGCCCAAGGAGTTTGATGACTACGTCGCTAACCCCAAGCCCAATGGCTACCAGTCTATTCATACTGTGGTGCTAGGGCCTGAAGGCAAGCCGGTAGAAATTCAAATTCGCACCAAGCAAATGCACGATGATGCAGAGCTTGGGGTCGCCGCACACTGGAAGTACAAAGAAGGGGCGGCCAGTGGTCGTAGTGGGTACGATGAGAAAATCACCTGGCTACGTAAACTGTTAGCCTGGCAAGAAGAAATGTCAGACTCGGGCGAAATGCTCGATGAATTACGCAGCCAAGTCTTCGATGATCGGGTTTACGCCTTTACGCCGCGCGGTGATGTGGTGGACTTACCCAATGGTGCCACCCCCTTAGATTTTGCCTACCATATTCACTCCGAAGTGGGGCATCGTTGCATTGGTGCCAAGGTGGAGGGGCGTATTGTGCCTTTCACTTACCACCTTCAGATGGGCGATCAGGTAGAAATCATTACCCAAAAAGAGCCTAACCCTTCTCGAGACTGGCTAAACCCCAGCCATGGCTTTGTGAATTCCAGTCGAGCGCGCGCCAAAATTAATGCTTGGTTCCGCAAACAAGATAAAGATAAGAACATCGCCGCTGGTAAAGAGATCTTGGATACCGAGCTGCAAAAAATCGGCGGTGTCAGTAAAGATGCAAACTTGGCACTAAAACGCTTTAACGTTAATACCCTAGATGAACTGTATGCGGGAATAGGCAGCGGGGATTTGCGTATTAACCAAGTGGTTAACCACATCAATAGCCTGATCAACAAGCCAAGCTTGGAAGAAGAAGAGCAGCAGCTATTAGAAAAGTTACAACAAAGCGAACAAAAACCGAGCTCGGCAAAAGCACACCGTGATGCGGTGGTGGTTGAAGGGGTCGATAACCTCATGACGCACTTAGCGCGTTGTTGTCAGCCATTGCCTGGTGATGAGATTAAAGGTTTTGTCACCCAGGGGCGGGGGATTTCCGTACATCGCGCTGACTGTGAACAACTTAACGAACTGAGTCATCATGCGCCTGAGCGCATTATTGCCACGGTTTGGGGCAAAGGACACATTGGTCAATACCATGTGCGGATCCGCTTATCTGCCAATGAGCGTACCGGGCTGGTGAAAGACATCAACACCGTACTAAGCAATGAGAAAGCACGCGTCGCGGGCATGCAAAGCCGAGTGGATTACAAAAAGCAAATGTCTATCATGGATTTTGACTTAGAAATCTCTGATCTCGATACCCTAAGCCGTGTGGTTAACCGGCTTGAGCAAGTTAAAGACGTGGTCGAGGCCAAACGTCTTCGCTAA
- the mazG gene encoding nucleoside triphosphate pyrophosphohydrolase translates to MASIERLLTIMATLRDPDNGCEWDRAQTADTIVPHTLEEAYEVADAIERQHWSDLKDELGDLLFQIVFYSQLGREENQFDFEDVVNGICDKLTRRHPHVFGPKDSQGRPLLAPDWEGIKAQERAEKSSSMQPESVLDGVTQGLPALTRAYKLQKRCARVGFDWPTVAPVIDKVREEIEEVEQELAQTSVNQARVEEEVGDLLFAVVNLARHLGTDAEQALRRANQKFEARFRGVEKHLRDSEKNIQQCQLDELESAWQLVKKASK, encoded by the coding sequence ATGGCATCCATCGAGCGACTACTGACCATCATGGCGACCTTACGTGACCCCGACAACGGCTGTGAGTGGGATAGAGCGCAAACTGCGGACACCATCGTGCCTCATACTTTAGAAGAAGCGTACGAAGTCGCGGATGCGATTGAGCGCCAACACTGGTCAGACCTAAAAGATGAGCTCGGTGACCTACTTTTTCAAATTGTGTTCTACAGTCAATTGGGGCGGGAAGAAAACCAGTTTGATTTTGAGGATGTGGTGAACGGCATTTGTGACAAGCTCACGCGTCGCCATCCCCATGTTTTTGGTCCGAAAGACTCGCAGGGACGGCCGTTATTAGCCCCAGATTGGGAGGGGATCAAAGCGCAAGAACGCGCCGAGAAGTCGTCCTCTATGCAACCGGAAAGTGTGCTCGATGGGGTGACTCAAGGGCTACCCGCTTTAACACGAGCGTATAAATTGCAAAAGCGTTGTGCACGTGTGGGCTTTGATTGGCCGACTGTCGCCCCTGTGATAGATAAAGTGCGGGAAGAGATTGAAGAGGTCGAGCAAGAGCTGGCGCAAACTTCTGTCAATCAGGCGCGTGTGGAGGAAGAAGTTGGGGATTTGTTATTCGCGGTGGTGAACTTGGCTCGTCACTTGGGAACGGATGCGGAGCAAGCGTTACGCCGTGCCAATCAAAAATTTGAAGCTCGCTTTCGTGGTGTTGAAAAGCACTTACGTGATAGTGAAAAAAACATTCAACAATGTCAGCTGGATGAACTAGAATCGGCATGGCAGTTGGTTAAAAAAGCAAGTAAGTAA